In one window of Microbacterium sp. PM5 DNA:
- a CDS encoding S8 family serine peptidase, giving the protein MSARRRRLVAVVTAVMIGLGGQAAAGAASIPAVAVAAGDPASAAVAAGGPAPAALAGPSALAATAPPPGTGDPARAAEYWLDEYGIRQAWQTTRGKGVTIAVIDTGIGRSPVEFSGAVVGGADFSGAGSSDGRTPVGAVDANHGSWVASLAAARGTGADTGMIGVAPEANLLSLSIGFGAASSVPFVQQVADAMKWAVDHGADIINLSFTTNTLTWDPSWDDAFQYAFDHDVVVVVAAGNKGSGTEEVGAPATIPGVLTVGGVNRAGTASEQASTQGITIGISAPSEQLLGVSADGQLVVWDGTSGAAPIVAGIAALVRSAHPDLDADNVINRIIKTARPAAAATKVPDEKYGYGLIDANAAVSVSVASVNSNPMGSLSDWIRLYRRADAGPQPTPTSSPVTIEQLPAAETLDRRSPLLPSVDTLLYGTVPLVGVTLTAILVALGVTAAARRIRSERAPRTPSR; this is encoded by the coding sequence GTGAGCGCTCGCCGTCGGCGTCTCGTCGCCGTCGTCACCGCCGTCATGATCGGCCTGGGCGGGCAGGCGGCGGCGGGTGCGGCGAGCATTCCCGCGGTCGCCGTCGCCGCGGGCGACCCTGCCTCGGCGGCCGTCGCCGCTGGCGGCCCTGCCCCGGCGGCTCTCGCCGGGCCGTCGGCCCTCGCCGCGACGGCACCTCCTCCGGGAACGGGCGATCCCGCCCGCGCGGCGGAGTACTGGCTCGACGAGTACGGCATCCGGCAGGCGTGGCAGACCACCCGCGGCAAGGGGGTGACGATCGCTGTCATCGACACCGGCATCGGCCGATCCCCGGTCGAGTTCTCCGGTGCGGTCGTCGGGGGAGCGGACTTCTCCGGAGCCGGGTCGTCGGACGGGCGCACCCCGGTCGGGGCTGTCGATGCCAACCACGGCAGCTGGGTGGCCTCGTTGGCGGCCGCCCGCGGAACCGGTGCCGACACTGGGATGATCGGCGTCGCCCCCGAGGCGAATCTGCTCTCGCTGTCGATCGGATTCGGCGCGGCATCCTCGGTGCCGTTCGTGCAGCAGGTCGCCGATGCGATGAAGTGGGCCGTCGATCACGGCGCCGACATCATCAACCTCTCGTTCACGACGAATACCCTGACCTGGGACCCGTCGTGGGACGATGCCTTCCAATACGCGTTCGACCACGACGTCGTGGTCGTGGTGGCCGCCGGAAACAAGGGCAGCGGTACCGAAGAGGTGGGCGCGCCGGCGACCATCCCCGGGGTGCTGACCGTCGGCGGTGTCAACCGTGCCGGCACTGCCAGCGAACAGGCCTCGACGCAGGGCATCACCATCGGCATTTCCGCGCCGAGCGAGCAGCTGCTCGGCGTCTCCGCCGACGGGCAGCTCGTCGTCTGGGACGGGACCAGCGGGGCCGCGCCCATCGTGGCCGGCATCGCGGCGCTCGTGCGTTCGGCTCACCCCGACCTGGATGCCGACAACGTCATCAACCGCATCATCAAGACGGCGCGGCCCGCCGCCGCGGCGACCAAGGTGCCCGACGAGAAGTACGGCTACGGGCTCATCGATGCGAACGCGGCGGTGAGCGTGTCGGTCGCAAGCGTCAACAGCAACCCGATGGGAAGTCTGTCCGACTGGATCCGGCTATACCGGCGCGCCGACGCCGGTCCCCAGCCCACCCCGACCTCCTCGCCCGTCACCATCGAACAGCTGCCGGCGGCCGAGACGCTGGATCGACGTTCCCCGCTGCTGCCGAGCGTCGACACCCTCCTCTACGGCACCGTGCCGCTCGTGGGGGTCACCCTGACGGCTATACTGGTCGCGCTCGGTGTCACTGCTGCTGCCCGGCGCATCAGATCGGAGCGCGCACCTCGTACTCCGAGCCGTTGA
- a CDS encoding FAD-dependent oxidoreductase, with translation MPKILIVGGGYAGFYTAWKLEKHLRKGEAEVTIVDPLPYMTYQPFLPEVAAGEIEARHVIVGLRRHLKKTRVVTAKVTGIDHATRTATITPAEGDAWQESYDQIVVTAGAVSRTFPIPGIAENAIGLKTIEEAVAVRDRILTNFDRAANLPAGPERDRLLTVVVVGGGFAGIEVFAETRALASSLLKDYPQLRFEDTHFHLVEAMGRIMPEVSLKTSEWVLKDLAKRGANVHLDTQVTGAVDGNVELSTGEVIPTDLIIWTAGVMANPTVVRGSDLPVEERGRIRTRADLRVGTADEVVEGAWAAGDVSAVPDLTGKGVGGYCVPNAQHAVRQAKLLAKNLVAVLRDELPREYIHHNLGAVAGLGLYNGVFQSRNIALKGFIAWCAHRGYHGLAMPSWERKWRVIGDWWHNFWLRRDNVSLQTVQNPRYVFEEFASRPRPAAPAAAAPAPAIDPKSVVAEKTDSTEAKVEEKATAAS, from the coding sequence GTGCCCAAGATCCTCATCGTCGGTGGCGGTTACGCCGGCTTCTACACGGCGTGGAAGCTCGAGAAGCACCTGCGCAAGGGTGAGGCCGAGGTCACGATCGTCGACCCGCTGCCGTACATGACGTACCAGCCCTTCCTGCCCGAGGTTGCGGCCGGTGAGATCGAAGCTCGTCACGTCATCGTGGGCCTGCGTCGGCACCTGAAGAAGACGCGTGTCGTCACCGCCAAGGTCACCGGCATCGACCACGCCACCCGCACGGCCACCATCACGCCGGCCGAGGGCGACGCGTGGCAGGAGAGCTACGACCAGATCGTGGTCACCGCCGGTGCTGTCTCGCGCACCTTCCCGATCCCCGGCATCGCCGAGAACGCGATCGGCCTGAAGACCATCGAAGAGGCCGTCGCCGTCCGCGACCGCATCCTCACCAACTTCGACCGTGCGGCGAACCTTCCCGCCGGTCCCGAGCGCGACCGCCTTCTGACCGTGGTCGTCGTCGGCGGTGGCTTCGCGGGCATCGAGGTGTTCGCGGAGACCCGCGCTCTCGCCTCTTCGCTGCTGAAGGACTACCCGCAGCTCCGCTTCGAGGACACGCACTTCCACCTCGTCGAGGCCATGGGACGCATCATGCCCGAGGTGTCGCTGAAGACGAGCGAGTGGGTGCTCAAGGACCTCGCCAAGCGGGGCGCCAACGTGCACCTCGACACGCAGGTCACCGGCGCCGTGGACGGCAACGTCGAGCTCTCGACCGGCGAGGTCATCCCGACCGATCTCATCATCTGGACCGCCGGCGTCATGGCCAACCCCACCGTCGTGCGCGGCAGCGACCTGCCCGTGGAAGAGCGTGGACGCATCCGCACCCGTGCAGACCTGCGCGTCGGCACGGCGGACGAGGTCGTCGAGGGCGCGTGGGCGGCCGGTGACGTATCCGCCGTCCCGGACCTCACGGGCAAGGGCGTCGGCGGCTATTGCGTCCCCAACGCGCAGCACGCCGTCCGTCAGGCCAAGCTGCTCGCGAAGAACCTGGTGGCCGTCCTCCGCGACGAGCTGCCCCGCGAGTACATCCATCACAACCTCGGTGCCGTCGCCGGCCTGGGACTGTACAACGGTGTCTTCCAGTCGCGAAACATTGCGCTCAAGGGCTTCATCGCGTGGTGCGCGCACCGCGGCTACCACGGCCTGGCGATGCCCTCGTGGGAGCGCAAGTGGCGCGTGATCGGCGACTGGTGGCACAACTTCTGGCTCCGCCGCGACAACGTGTCGCTGCAGACCGTCCAGAACCCGCGCTACGTGTTCGAGGAGTTCGCCTCCCGCCCGCGTCCGGCGGCCCCGGCCGCCGCGGCGCCCGCGCCGGCGATCGACCCGAAGTCCGTCGTCGCTGAGAAGACCGATTCGACCGAGGCCAAGGTCGAGGAGAAGGCCACGGCCGCGAGCTGA
- a CDS encoding site-specific integrase: MARPPLDLETWGKIRRTSVGGKPTAVAYFRDSDGVTRKMQRQGVTPAEAERNLKRAIRDRLAPAGEDLTGDSTIKQAAQKWLDEPETQTLAIGSLRRYKAVIDTIVADGFGGVRLSEATVPRVDRFLKAVTANHGPGTAKTARTVLQHTFAIAVRHGAIRSNPVRDAGRIVQAKKPIVAPDVTAVLEMQALMRAYDATPDKRGAKRAADLGDIFSLYTSTGARTAEVLALRWDDVDLDSTPATVTITGTVAIAADGKIFRQEHPKTETSRRELKLPQYALDVLLRRRIESYCEWVFPSATGTLRWPHNLRRNWRDALAGTAYAEVTPRALRKAVATLLRDELGVEAARDQLGHASEMVTRKHYIQPAHAGPDATSALDAFGKTASK; this comes from the coding sequence ATGGCGCGTCCACCACTCGACCTCGAAACATGGGGCAAGATCCGCCGCACGAGCGTCGGGGGGAAGCCCACGGCCGTCGCCTACTTCCGCGACTCCGATGGCGTCACCAGGAAGATGCAGCGGCAGGGCGTGACGCCTGCCGAGGCGGAGCGCAACCTGAAGCGCGCGATCCGCGATCGCCTGGCTCCCGCCGGGGAAGACCTCACCGGAGACTCCACGATCAAGCAGGCAGCGCAGAAGTGGCTCGACGAACCCGAGACGCAGACTCTCGCCATCGGATCGCTCCGGCGATACAAGGCCGTGATCGACACCATCGTCGCCGACGGCTTCGGCGGCGTCCGCTTGAGCGAGGCAACCGTTCCGCGCGTCGACCGGTTCCTCAAGGCTGTCACCGCGAACCACGGACCAGGCACCGCGAAGACCGCGCGCACCGTCCTGCAGCACACGTTCGCGATCGCCGTCCGCCACGGAGCCATCCGATCGAACCCCGTGCGTGACGCGGGACGTATCGTGCAGGCGAAGAAGCCGATCGTCGCTCCCGACGTCACAGCCGTGCTCGAGATGCAGGCGCTCATGCGCGCGTACGACGCCACACCCGACAAGCGCGGCGCGAAGAGGGCAGCGGACCTCGGAGACATCTTCTCGCTCTACACGTCCACCGGCGCCCGCACGGCGGAGGTTCTCGCGCTGCGCTGGGACGACGTCGACCTCGACAGCACCCCCGCCACCGTCACCATCACCGGCACGGTCGCGATCGCCGCCGACGGGAAGATCTTCCGCCAAGAGCATCCGAAGACGGAGACGTCGCGCCGTGAGCTCAAGCTCCCCCAGTACGCGCTCGACGTGCTGCTGCGTCGGCGCATTGAGTCGTACTGCGAGTGGGTGTTCCCCTCGGCGACCGGCACCCTGCGCTGGCCGCACAACCTCCGCCGCAACTGGCGCGACGCCCTCGCCGGCACCGCCTACGCCGAGGTCACCCCTCGAGCGTTGCGCAAGGCCGTGGCCACGCTGCTGCGCGACGAGCTCGGCGTCGAAGCCGCACGCGACCAGCTGGGCCACGCGTCCGAGATGGTCACGCGGAAGCACTACATCCAGCCCGCGCACGCCGGTCCCGATGCGACTTCAGCGCTCGATGCGTTCGGCAAAACAGCGAGTAAATAG
- a CDS encoding ImmA/IrrE family metallo-endopeptidase yields MHPEATLLEMLEEIGVSVECTALKRDRDGEYIHQRRLIRLRPGMTERLHLSVLAHECAHAVFGDEPSMFGPVNAKQERRADEWAALRLIDLDAYRRAEFIYNGHPGAVAHELGVVRSIVEAYQRVLLRIGDTVYVKPREGAGQWAHREQVA; encoded by the coding sequence ATGCACCCTGAAGCAACGCTGCTCGAGATGCTGGAAGAGATCGGCGTCAGCGTCGAGTGCACGGCCCTGAAACGCGATCGGGACGGCGAGTACATCCATCAACGCCGACTCATCCGCCTGCGCCCGGGGATGACCGAACGGCTGCACCTATCTGTCCTCGCGCACGAGTGCGCGCACGCAGTCTTTGGTGATGAGCCGAGTATGTTTGGACCCGTCAATGCCAAACAGGAGCGCCGCGCGGACGAATGGGCGGCGCTACGCCTCATCGATCTTGACGCGTACAGGCGAGCTGAGTTCATCTACAACGGTCACCCGGGGGCGGTAGCGCATGAGCTCGGAGTCGTCCGCAGCATTGTGGAGGCCTACCAAAGGGTTCTCCTCCGCATCGGTGACACCGTCTACGTGAAGCCTCGCGAAGGCGCAGGGCAGTGGGCCCACAGAGAACAGGTCGCATGA
- a CDS encoding helix-turn-helix transcriptional regulator has translation MGQKPTGPALSFARRVNEIIDARRQELGMTKAALIEGSGIPANTFHTRMRGDRPFDLNDIENIARALRCDAELILREASVGTLIEQDVAPVTPLEPRRRVRRARKDVPAAARPRDADSGEDSDAP, from the coding sequence ATGGGACAGAAACCGACGGGGCCGGCGCTCTCTTTTGCACGGCGTGTCAACGAGATCATCGATGCGCGTCGCCAAGAACTCGGCATGACGAAAGCAGCGCTGATTGAGGGCAGCGGAATCCCCGCGAACACGTTCCACACGCGCATGCGTGGTGATCGTCCATTCGACCTCAACGACATTGAGAACATCGCGCGCGCCCTCCGGTGCGACGCTGAGCTCATCCTTCGTGAGGCGTCCGTTGGCACACTCATCGAGCAGGACGTCGCGCCAGTGACTCCGCTGGAACCACGCCGCCGTGTCAGACGTGCCCGCAAGGATGTTCCCGCTGCCGCACGTCCACGAGATGCCGACAGCGGAGAGGACTCCGATGCACCCTGA
- a CDS encoding helix-turn-helix domain-containing protein has protein sequence MTAQVAVERRGPVLTTDRAAEYIGVSTSTLYTFVSLDARRPEGAPRRGPKAFKQGKKNVFYPVDLDAWLAEHVTDPEAQS, from the coding sequence ATGACCGCTCAGGTGGCCGTCGAGCGTCGTGGTCCGGTGCTGACGACGGATCGGGCAGCGGAGTACATCGGTGTCTCCACGTCGACGCTGTACACGTTCGTGTCGCTCGACGCTCGCCGGCCAGAAGGGGCGCCCCGGCGGGGTCCGAAGGCGTTCAAGCAGGGCAAGAAGAACGTGTTCTACCCGGTCGATCTGGATGCGTGGCTCGCTGAGCACGTCACTGATCCGGAGGCGCAGTCGTGA
- a CDS encoding crossover junction endodeoxyribonuclease RuvC, with product MTRFIGIDYSTTSCGIAIVEAGHWQTFTVKSKPTSGGLSAYYARIQDLGYDIVATLDLRLGDVIGIEGLAFAGRGSSVDRLHYAWHRTVEFLTKVNHAEPLVVTTNQVKQLATGKGNADKDAVLLATERRLPQADVNGNDEADAVWIAVGASILAGTPVIDLPAAHMPKAFTKGLS from the coding sequence ATGACCCGGTTCATCGGCATCGACTATTCGACGACCTCGTGCGGTATCGCGATCGTCGAAGCGGGGCACTGGCAGACGTTCACGGTGAAGTCGAAGCCCACCAGCGGGGGACTGTCCGCGTACTACGCGCGGATTCAGGACCTCGGGTACGACATCGTCGCGACCCTCGACCTGCGCCTCGGCGACGTGATCGGGATTGAGGGTCTCGCGTTCGCCGGCCGCGGCTCGTCGGTCGACCGTCTGCATTACGCGTGGCATCGGACCGTCGAGTTCCTGACGAAGGTGAACCACGCGGAGCCGCTGGTCGTCACGACGAACCAGGTGAAGCAGCTCGCGACGGGGAAGGGCAACGCGGACAAGGATGCCGTGCTGCTCGCGACGGAGCGTCGTCTGCCGCAGGCGGACGTGAACGGAAATGACGAGGCCGATGCGGTGTGGATCGCGGTCGGCGCATCGATTCTCGCCGGCACGCCGGTGATTGACCTGCCCGCGGCGCACATGCCGAAGGCGTTCACGAAAGGACTCTCATGA
- a CDS encoding YqaJ viral recombinase family protein, which produces MTSTIHGARADLEARAGASDQDRARWLAERRTGVTATEVRDLALGKLRAQDLIDLKLGRKVDDFTGNAYTKWGKEREVIIAADLRGVGIEPETRVFHHAENSRHLASPDGVGVGFDDELLVSEIKTCGHALPIGSVELDEKGYLLQVQWVMHVTGAVRCLLVVEERISVAGGFVPGPRAADWVDRDEQVIAGLVELADGFLAELDAQRENGAPVIDEVVDTHAVNYLRGLAAEKEGRALKESAYAALIAAGVSQESPLARVTFTPGTPGGEFDDVVIDLDAAAAAHPKETAALERAKARVVKLQAEWDALASEHKKTVKAVASGSKPRVTVTAGKGMKK; this is translated from the coding sequence ATGACTTCCACGATTCATGGTGCACGCGCTGACCTCGAGGCCCGTGCCGGCGCCTCCGATCAGGACCGTGCCCGGTGGCTCGCCGAACGGCGTACGGGTGTCACCGCGACGGAGGTTAGGGACCTCGCTCTGGGGAAGCTGCGCGCGCAGGATCTCATCGATCTGAAGCTCGGGCGGAAGGTCGACGACTTCACCGGCAACGCGTACACGAAGTGGGGCAAAGAGCGTGAGGTGATCATCGCCGCGGACCTGCGTGGTGTGGGGATCGAGCCGGAGACTCGCGTGTTCCACCACGCGGAGAACTCGCGTCACCTCGCGTCCCCGGACGGGGTGGGTGTCGGGTTCGACGATGAGCTGCTCGTCTCCGAGATCAAGACGTGCGGACACGCGCTGCCGATCGGGTCTGTGGAGCTGGACGAGAAGGGGTACCTGCTGCAGGTGCAGTGGGTGATGCACGTCACCGGTGCGGTGCGGTGCCTCCTAGTCGTCGAGGAACGCATCAGCGTTGCTGGCGGGTTCGTGCCGGGGCCGCGTGCGGCGGACTGGGTTGACCGTGACGAGCAGGTCATTGCGGGGCTGGTGGAGCTCGCTGACGGGTTCCTCGCGGAGCTGGATGCGCAGCGTGAGAACGGTGCTCCGGTGATCGATGAGGTGGTCGACACGCACGCCGTGAACTACCTGCGGGGGCTCGCGGCGGAGAAGGAGGGGCGTGCGTTGAAGGAGTCGGCGTACGCGGCTCTGATCGCTGCAGGGGTGTCGCAGGAGTCCCCGCTGGCGCGGGTGACGTTCACGCCGGGAACGCCCGGCGGTGAGTTCGACGACGTGGTGATCGATCTGGATGCAGCGGCTGCGGCTCACCCGAAGGAGACGGCGGCGCTCGAGCGTGCGAAGGCGCGAGTCGTGAAGTTGCAGGCGGAGTGGGATGCCCTCGCTTCGGAGCACAAGAAGACGGTGAAGGCGGTCGCGAGTGGTTCGAAGCCGAGGGTGACGGTCACGGCCGGGAAGGGGATGAAGAAGTGA
- the bet gene encoding phage recombination protein Bet, producing MSTALALPTTGDQNQWTPQEAALVEAAGLVSGPANNKRLAPRPVVEAFLAHCHRTGLDPIARQIYAIERGGKWGIQMSIDGARLVAERSGEYEGQTPVQWTADGVTWVDVWLDETKPPAAARVGVYRRSFREPLIAVATFKAYSAGGQMWSKMPALMLGKCAEALALRKAFPQDLSGLYTSEEMDQASAPAQAGNAPQADAHGRSEQVAEVRAPRKDWLALANAARSRAELRPVFQEASAAGDLDVQIADGRTFKQYLWDLRATLPEETPVEDVVDAVIVDEPVTEWPTATIPNGDPS from the coding sequence GTGAGCACTGCGTTGGCGCTCCCGACCACGGGGGATCAGAACCAGTGGACGCCGCAGGAGGCTGCTCTCGTCGAGGCAGCTGGGCTGGTCTCGGGGCCGGCGAACAACAAGCGGCTTGCGCCGCGGCCGGTGGTGGAGGCGTTCCTCGCTCACTGCCATCGGACCGGTCTGGATCCCATCGCACGTCAGATCTACGCGATCGAGCGTGGCGGCAAGTGGGGCATTCAGATGTCGATCGACGGGGCCCGGTTGGTCGCGGAACGGTCGGGGGAGTACGAGGGTCAGACGCCTGTTCAGTGGACCGCGGACGGTGTGACGTGGGTGGACGTGTGGCTCGATGAGACGAAGCCTCCTGCGGCTGCTCGGGTCGGTGTGTATCGGCGGTCGTTCCGTGAACCGTTGATCGCGGTCGCGACGTTCAAGGCGTACAGCGCGGGTGGGCAGATGTGGTCGAAGATGCCTGCGTTGATGTTGGGGAAGTGTGCGGAGGCGCTCGCGCTTCGGAAGGCGTTCCCGCAAGACCTGTCGGGCTTGTACACGTCCGAGGAGATGGATCAGGCATCCGCGCCCGCCCAGGCGGGGAACGCGCCGCAGGCAGACGCACACGGTCGCTCAGAGCAGGTTGCGGAGGTGCGGGCGCCACGGAAGGACTGGTTGGCGCTCGCGAACGCTGCGCGGTCTCGTGCGGAGTTGCGGCCCGTGTTCCAGGAGGCGTCCGCGGCGGGTGATCTTGACGTGCAGATCGCTGATGGTCGCACGTTCAAGCAGTACCTGTGGGATCTGCGGGCGACGCTGCCGGAGGAGACGCCCGTTGAGGATGTCGTCGATGCGGTGATCGTCGACGAGCCGGTCACGGAGTGGCCGACAGCGACGATCCCGAACGGTGACCCGTCATGA
- a CDS encoding DNA methyltransferase translates to MNAKQNTGRLLTLNTGNDGTLTYEQFLAEKVAFDRSFGFDVRDEWLSPIMRPGHELFKPHQADIVKWAVNGGRRAIFARYGLGKSVMQLEALRLIVEHGPALGGPRDAFGREVRRALIVAPLGVRFDIIRDARNLIDREVRFVRRTEEIDPTWSGTYVTNYESIRDRKLDVDLFIATSLDEAAVLRSFGSDTYQTFLPLFADVPYRFVATATPAPNRHKELIHYAGFLGIMDTGQALTRFFKRDPSKAGNLRIHPHKVREFMLWLNTWACFIQRPSDLGHDDAGYDLPPLEVLWEEVEVGLLSDQVEKDGQGVLVRSGAKSAVESSREKRHTQDARIDRAMTIVAKHHDWNWEPAVYGPVPQIILWCDLNDEQDALERELADRGLSFSSIRGAQSDAEVEEQLRRWLDGETYALIGKPMMLGRGLNLQQCSTAVFVGVTHKYEQTVQAIHRIHRFGQLNACRVHLIYGETESDVRDNLLTKWQEDDALTDTMSHILREFGLDATAISAALTRAMGVDREEHFGRDWSIVLNDAVAEWRDHVDAESMGLIVTSIPFSGKYEYSANYADFGHVDDNAQFWWQMDYLTPSLYRALMPGRILAVHVKDFPVPGSRTGAGVYTFDTLHAEAIAHYIGHGFDYFGMITVTTDVVRENNQTYRLSFSEMLKDHSKMGVGAPEYVLIFHKPQTDRSRGYADLPVQKQKTAYSVGQWQIDAAGEWRTGGDRLLSGDELAALDVGTRSKLFTAQSERTVYDYDAHVALADRLAARNALPGTFASLVPGSWRDDVWTDVLRIDTLNSEQRRREVEAHICPFPLDIPRRLIGMYSNPGELVGDPFSGLGSTVLEAVRQGRKGFGTELNPVSVADSVVYLTRHDHEANAPTLFDLLDLEADAA, encoded by the coding sequence ATGAACGCCAAGCAGAATACCGGTCGCCTGCTCACGCTGAACACGGGCAACGACGGCACCCTCACCTACGAACAGTTCCTGGCGGAGAAGGTGGCGTTCGACCGATCGTTCGGCTTCGACGTCCGCGACGAGTGGCTGTCGCCGATCATGCGGCCCGGTCACGAGCTGTTCAAGCCGCACCAGGCCGACATCGTGAAGTGGGCCGTGAATGGCGGGCGCCGTGCGATCTTCGCCCGCTATGGGCTCGGCAAGTCGGTCATGCAGCTGGAAGCACTCCGCCTGATCGTGGAGCACGGTCCGGCGCTCGGCGGCCCGCGCGACGCGTTCGGCCGCGAGGTGCGCCGCGCGCTGATCGTCGCGCCTCTCGGTGTCCGCTTCGACATCATCCGCGACGCCCGCAACCTCATCGACCGGGAGGTCCGGTTCGTGCGCCGCACCGAGGAGATCGACCCAACGTGGTCGGGCACCTACGTGACCAACTACGAGTCGATCCGTGACCGGAAGCTCGACGTCGACCTGTTCATCGCGACCTCGCTCGACGAGGCGGCCGTGCTGCGCTCGTTCGGCTCCGACACCTACCAGACCTTCCTTCCCCTGTTCGCCGACGTGCCGTACCGGTTCGTCGCGACCGCCACGCCCGCCCCGAACCGTCACAAGGAGCTGATCCACTACGCCGGGTTCCTCGGCATCATGGACACCGGCCAGGCCCTGACCCGGTTCTTCAAGCGGGACCCCTCGAAGGCCGGCAACCTCCGCATCCATCCGCATAAGGTCCGCGAGTTCATGCTGTGGCTGAACACGTGGGCGTGCTTCATCCAACGACCCTCCGACCTCGGCCACGACGACGCCGGCTACGATCTGCCGCCGCTTGAGGTGCTGTGGGAGGAGGTCGAGGTCGGGCTGCTGTCCGATCAGGTCGAGAAGGACGGGCAGGGCGTCCTCGTCCGGTCGGGCGCGAAGTCCGCGGTCGAGTCGTCACGGGAGAAGCGGCACACGCAGGATGCGCGCATCGACCGCGCCATGACCATCGTCGCCAAGCACCACGACTGGAACTGGGAGCCCGCGGTGTACGGTCCCGTCCCGCAGATCATTCTCTGGTGCGACCTGAACGACGAGCAGGACGCGCTCGAGCGTGAGCTCGCCGACCGCGGCCTGTCGTTCTCGTCCATCCGTGGCGCGCAGTCCGACGCCGAGGTCGAGGAGCAGCTGCGCCGCTGGCTCGACGGCGAGACGTACGCGCTCATCGGGAAGCCCATGATGCTCGGCCGCGGCCTGAACCTGCAGCAGTGCTCCACGGCCGTGTTCGTCGGCGTCACCCACAAGTACGAGCAGACCGTCCAGGCCATCCACCGCATTCACCGGTTCGGACAGCTCAACGCCTGCCGCGTGCACCTGATCTACGGGGAGACCGAGAGCGACGTCCGAGACAACCTGCTCACGAAGTGGCAAGAGGACGACGCCCTCACCGACACGATGTCGCACATCCTCCGCGAGTTCGGGCTCGACGCTACGGCGATCTCCGCCGCCCTCACCCGTGCGATGGGCGTGGACCGCGAGGAACACTTCGGCCGGGACTGGAGCATCGTCCTCAACGACGCCGTCGCCGAATGGCGCGACCACGTCGACGCGGAGTCGATGGGCCTGATCGTCACGTCGATCCCGTTCTCGGGCAAGTACGAGTACTCCGCCAACTACGCCGACTTCGGCCACGTCGACGACAACGCCCAGTTTTGGTGGCAGATGGACTACCTCACGCCCAGCCTGTACCGGGCGCTCATGCCGGGCCGGATCCTCGCCGTGCACGTGAAGGACTTCCCCGTTCCCGGGTCGCGCACTGGCGCCGGCGTCTACACGTTCGACACCCTCCACGCTGAGGCGATCGCGCACTACATCGGCCACGGGTTCGACTACTTCGGGATGATCACGGTCACCACCGACGTCGTCCGCGAGAACAACCAGACCTACCGGCTGTCGTTCTCGGAGATGCTGAAGGACCACTCGAAGATGGGCGTCGGCGCACCGGAGTACGTGCTGATCTTCCACAAGCCGCAGACCGACCGCTCCCGCGGCTACGCCGACCTCCCGGTGCAGAAGCAGAAGACGGCCTACTCGGTCGGGCAGTGGCAGATCGACGCGGCCGGCGAGTGGCGCACGGGCGGCGACCGCCTCCTGTCCGGCGACGAGCTCGCCGCGCTCGACGTCGGCACCCGCTCGAAGCTGTTCACCGCACAGTCCGAGCGCACCGTGTACGACTACGACGCGCACGTCGCCCTCGCCGACCGTCTCGCCGCCCGCAACGCCCTCCCCGGCACGTTCGCCTCCCTCGTGCCCGGCTCGTGGCGGGACGACGTGTGGACCGACGTGCTCCGCATCGACACCCTCAACAGCGAGCAGCGCCGCCGCGAGGTGGAGGCGCACATCTGCCCGTTCCCTCTCGACATCCCCCGCCGCCTGATCGGCATGTACTCCAACCCTGGCGAGCTGGTCGGTGACCCGTTCTCAGGGCTCGGCTCCACGGTCCTCGAAGCGGTCCGTCAGGGCCGGAAGGGGTTCGGGACGGAGCTGAACCCGGTTAGCGTGGCCGACTCGGTCGTCTACCTCACCCGCCACGATCACGAGGCGAACGCTCCCACCTTGTTCGATCTGCTCGATCTGGAGGCGGATGCAGCATGA